From candidate division KSB1 bacterium, the proteins below share one genomic window:
- a CDS encoding VCBS repeat-containing protein, which translates to MIRSKQKFDRFICGLMVFMFAILMKSAFISAYVSRDKHASQKIIPHFSNVSIQAKVAHTGKSVNAIWLDDNDDGWLDLFLCNGYNQPNVLYRNLKNGAFEDITAQVGLVDLRWSHSAHWLDFDNDGLFELCVENKLGNQIFKKTERDSFINFTRNYHFLTTPGMAWADFNNDGLIDVYVYRADENAARAGSPPNWLFKNLGHGQFKEMAAAAGVAGESDTNGANWIDVNNDGWLDLYVINGNHQPNHFYLNNGNETFSDIAPQTGIVEHDGSAWWADFNHDGWIDVMVADELSARLYKNNGDGTFTDITATSGIIFPTNAALQANWIDFDNDGQLDLFFFSSLDLYNLRPKLYRNMGDETFADLTADVGLDLIISAYQSIWGDYDNDGDPDLYLPSKGPNILFRNDGGQHHWVKVRLRPLVTNRSALGTSVTV; encoded by the coding sequence ATGATCAGATCTAAACAAAAATTTGATCGCTTCATCTGCGGCCTCATGGTCTTCATGTTCGCTATTCTGATGAAATCCGCTTTCATTTCGGCATATGTTTCTCGAGACAAACATGCCTCCCAAAAAATAATTCCCCATTTCTCCAATGTTTCCATCCAGGCAAAGGTCGCCCACACGGGCAAAAGCGTCAATGCCATCTGGTTGGATGACAACGACGACGGCTGGCTCGATCTGTTCCTCTGCAATGGCTATAATCAGCCCAATGTGCTATATCGAAATTTGAAAAATGGCGCTTTTGAAGATATTACAGCTCAGGTCGGCCTGGTGGATCTTCGCTGGAGCCACAGCGCCCATTGGCTCGATTTCGATAATGATGGGCTTTTCGAGCTGTGCGTGGAAAACAAGCTCGGTAATCAAATCTTCAAAAAGACCGAGCGGGATAGCTTCATCAATTTCACCCGAAACTACCATTTTTTGACCACACCAGGAATGGCCTGGGCCGATTTCAATAACGATGGTCTGATAGACGTTTACGTTTATCGAGCGGATGAAAATGCGGCCCGAGCAGGCAGTCCGCCCAATTGGCTATTCAAAAATTTGGGCCATGGCCAATTCAAAGAAATGGCGGCAGCGGCAGGCGTGGCAGGCGAAAGCGATACCAATGGCGCCAATTGGATCGATGTCAATAACGATGGCTGGCTGGATCTGTATGTTATCAATGGCAATCACCAGCCCAATCATTTTTATCTGAACAATGGAAACGAGACGTTCTCTGATATTGCCCCTCAAACAGGCATTGTGGAACATGATGGCAGCGCCTGGTGGGCCGATTTCAACCATGACGGCTGGATCGATGTGATGGTGGCTGATGAACTATCGGCCCGATTGTACAAAAATAATGGCGACGGGACATTCACCGACATCACAGCGACGTCTGGCATCATTTTTCCGACGAATGCGGCCCTCCAAGCCAATTGGATTGACTTCGACAACGACGGCCAACTCGATCTTTTCTTCTTCTCCTCGCTTGATCTTTATAACCTCAGACCAAAGCTCTATCGCAATATGGGCGATGAGACCTTTGCCGATTTGACCGCCGACGTGGGGCTGGATCTGATCATCAGCGCTTATCAATCGATATGGGGTGATTACGACAACGATGGCGATCCCGATCTCTATTTGCCTAGCAAAGGACCCAATATTTTATTTCGCAACGATGGTGGTCAGCATCATTGGGTCAAGGTTCGCTTAAGGCCTTTAGTGACCAATCGTTCAGCACTTGGCACAAGCGTCACGGT
- a CDS encoding MBL fold metallo-hydrolase, whose product MILNKITAGPLGVNCYIIGCEATGAGAVIDPGDEAPVILEHIKQQRIDVKFILLTHGHVDHLAHLSRIKRELGAEFLMHQDDVFLLKGLFAQALMFGLPNPGNPKPDRFISDGDEIALGKLKIKVLHTPGHSPGSVSYFVDNKLFVGDLIFAGSIGRTDLPGGDYQKLIRSVESKIFTLPDDTIIYPGHGPETTVGQEKATNPFF is encoded by the coding sequence ATGATATTGAACAAAATTACTGCTGGACCTCTTGGCGTCAATTGCTATATTATCGGCTGTGAAGCGACAGGTGCGGGCGCAGTTATCGATCCAGGAGATGAGGCGCCAGTGATTCTCGAGCACATTAAGCAACAGCGAATTGATGTAAAATTTATCTTGTTGACTCATGGTCATGTCGATCATCTTGCTCACTTGTCCCGCATCAAAAGAGAACTTGGGGCCGAGTTTCTCATGCATCAAGATGATGTATTTCTTCTCAAGGGACTATTTGCCCAGGCGCTGATGTTTGGTCTCCCAAACCCCGGTAATCCAAAACCAGATCGCTTCATCTCCGATGGAGATGAGATTGCTTTGGGCAAGCTCAAGATTAAGGTTCTGCACACCCCTGGGCATTCTCCAGGAAGCGTATCCTATTTTGTGGACAATAAACTTTTTGTGGGGGATTTGATTTTTGCTGGCTCGATCGGCCGCACTGATCTGCCTGGTGGGGATTATCAAAAACTGATTCGTTCGGTCGAAAGCAAAATTTTTACGTTGCCAGATGATACGATCATTTACCCCGGCCATGGTCCTGAGACCACCGTGGGTCAGGAGAAAGCGACCAATCCATTTTTTTGA